From one Cardiocondyla obscurior isolate alpha-2009 linkage group LG06, Cobs3.1, whole genome shotgun sequence genomic stretch:
- the LOC139103136 gene encoding MAM and LDL-receptor class A domain-containing protein 1 isoform X2: MIHDASNYKFQERYLYPDMWWILILSTCLHSSWSLTWYPPATLNAMRGEQIDLVEAVNSTYTPIWTKRNTVKNGIAVDDPESVDSIDSEQSPINSVDRDREPLDEVERIEPRQWPGKPDILPTRSTAPFTTERSLPPRSPQPTTLAQRDPSAQRFPTAPPSTVTIDEVFCDFGPAPSMPLCEWQNGNGALDWASGTGMGTNWLGGPSTDATSSTMEGGYAFLETSQIPLKDVKFKSLGGLLHSPQLGSTGVSGTCFMFKYTMDGLSIAGLRVLLHVGTDEFSFKKEQTEELPEENITATVPCEPVEIVEERVLWHAQYYTLGAWQQAQILYTYPELHSIIIEGVPVDATDPSRLYRGYIAIDDIDLQPGTSCVGFCNFAGGFCDWNNDAEDDFDWTISRGSGNPTTGPAMDSSTDRATAGGYAFIDSSFPRRPGDTAKLISSSFPATMPDAPMCMHFWFHMFGFGIGYLKLYLRHFRSSDTQLQEIWGLSGNAGNAWFMSQVTISSLEDFQLVFEASVGIIGMGDIAIDDISYGPGACPVSPQVAAPISRDCTFEIDECEWINSRDPDRVDWERVATQVLGPRNQRKPYSSGHTINRRNEYFLGLARLRGGSRTSGGGTAQLVSRKMKGSEEPLCITFWYFMFEPFIDSTGPSLGVLRLYVQAEGDSSRAKPIWQLYNNQGPTWNYAQTNINQNKDFNIVFEGTWGPNRASGSIGIDDIAFYNGNCSVKPMSAVVHPEDCSFEKDLCGWENTTVSDNDRAVMWQRAFLTHRPAQLLDRTFGATGDFVFFDIFTTNKESIKVQLQSPVINASPDEEFVCFFFWFAAFGVEESTTLRVIKISAEENEGESEGEQEQPLWSLTAKGLNNPRPVWMSAQVSIEARTPYRLILEGSASNGGFAVDDIKFQPLACAIRPASAQPIQNET; encoded by the exons ATGATACACGACGCGTCAAATT ATAAATTTCAAGAACGATATTTATATCCGGACATGTGGTGGATCTTAATATTGAGTACTTGCTTGCATTCTTCATGGAGTTTGACCTGGTACCCACCAGCTACCTTGAATGCGATGCGTGGCGAACAAATAGATCTTGTGGAGGCTGTTAATTCTACTTATACTCCTATCTGGACGAAAAGAAATACCGTGAAGAATGGTATTGCGGTTGACGACCCAGAGTCCGTTGATTCGATCGATTCGGAACAATCTCCCATCAATTCCGTCGATCGCGATCGGGAACCGTTGGATGAAGTAGAGCGCATCGAACCCAGGCAGTGGCCAGGCAAACCGGATATCCTACCGACCCGTAGCACCGCGCCTTTCACCACGGAAAGGTCTTTACCACCCAGATCTCCGCAGCCCACAACGCTGGCGCAAAGAGACCCTTCAGCACaaag ATTTCCTACTGCGCCACCTTCAACAGTCACCATCGATGAAGTGTTCTGCGATTTTGGACCAGCACCGTCAATGCCACTTTGCGAGTGGCAAAACGGTAATGGTGCCTTGGACTGGGCTTCAGGTACTGGAATGGGTACCAACTGGCTGGGTGGACCATCAACCGACGCCACGAGTAGCACTATGGAAGGAGG atacgCCTTTCTGGAAACATCTCAAATACCTTTGAAGGACGTGAAATTCAAGAGTCTCGGAGGTCTTTTACATAGTCCACAGCTAGGCAGCACTGGAGTCTCCGGTACTTGTTTTATGTTCAAATATACCATGGATGGTCTCAGCATTGCGGGACTACGAGTACTGCTCCACGTCGGAACGGACGAGTTCTCATTTAAGAAAGAACAGACTGAAGAATTGCCTGAAGAAAATATCACAGCAACAGTGCCTTGTGAGCCGGTAGAAATCGTTGAAGAGCGTGTACTGTGGCACGCACAGTATTATACACTTGGAGCATGGCAGCAAGCGCAAATACTTTATACTTATCCTGAATTACATTCG ATAATTATTGAAGGCGTACCAGTGGACGCTACGGATCCATCACGTTTATATCGTGGATATATTGCTATCGACGATATAGATCTACAGCCTGGTACATCGTGCGTTGGATTCTGTAACTTTGCAGGTGGTTTTTGTGACTGGAATAACGATGCAGAAGATGATTTCGATTGGACCATA AGTCGTGGAAGCGGAAACCCCACGACCGGTCCGGCAATGGACAGCTCCACCGATCGTGCTACTGCTGGTGGTTATGCGTTCATTGATTCCAGCTTCCCGCGAAGACCTGGTGACACAGCGAAACTTATAAGTTCTAGCTTTCCGGCAACAATGCCAGATGCACCGATGTGCATGCACTTTTGGTTCCACATGTTTGGATTTGGAATCGGTTACCTAAAGTTATATCTTCGTCATTTTCGCAGCTCAGACACGCAGTTGCAAGAGATTTGGGGCCTATCCGGAAATGCTGGCAATGCTTGGTTTATGTCACAAGTTACGATCAGTTCTCTTGAAGATTTTCAGTTAGTTTTCGAAGCGTCAGTAGGAATTATCGGCATGGGAGATATCGCAATCGATGATATTTCATATGGACCAGGTGCTTGTCCtg TTTCACCTCAAGTGGCAGCTCCAATATCGCGAGATTGCACCTTCGAGATCGACGAGTGTGAATGGATCAACTCACGAGATCCAGATCGCGTCGACTGGGAAAGGGTGGCTACTCAAGTTTTGGGTCCAAGAAATCAAAGAAAACCATATAGTAGTGGACATACAATTAATCGACGTAATGAATACTTTTTGGGACTCGCACGTCTTCGAGGTGGCTCGCGAACATCCGGAGGTGGTACCGCTCAGCTAGTTAGTCGAAAGATGAAGGGTTCCGAAGAACCGCTCTGTATTACATTTTGGTACTTTATGTTTGAGCCTTTCATCGATTCTACAGGACCCAGTTTAG gtgTTTTACGATTGTACGTGCAAGCAGAAGGTGACAGTTCGAGAGCTAAGCCTATATggcaattatataataatcaaGGTCCCACATGGAATTATGCTCAGACTAACATTAATCAAAATAAGGACTTTAATATCGTATTTGAAGGCACATGGGGTCCGAACAGAGCGAGTGGTAGTATAGGAATTGACGATATTGCATTTTATAACGGAAATTGCAGTG TGAAACCAATGAGCGCAGTTGTTCATCCAGAAGATTGTAGTTTTGAGAAGGATTTATGCGGTTGGGAGAACACAACTGTTTCTGATAACGATCGTGCTGTGATGTGGCAGCGTGCATTTTTGACTCATCGGCCGGCTCAATTATTAGATAGAACGTTTGGTGCAACCGGTGATTTCGTATTCTTTGATATCTTTACAACGAATAAAGAATCGATAAAAGTTCAGTTACAATCGCCCGTCATTAATGCCTCACCTGACGAAGAGTTTgtatgttttttcttttggtttGCTGCTTTTGGCGTGGAGGAATCTACCACTTTGCGAGTGATTAAAATAAGTGCCGAAGAAAATGAAGGAGAAAGCGAAGGCGAACAGGAACAACCG TTATGGTCACTGACAGCTAAAGGATTGAATAATCCGCGACCTGTTTGGATGTCGGCACAAGTGTCGATTGAAGCACGAACTCCGTATCGACTTATTCTTGAAGGAAGCGCCAGTAATGGAGGTTTTGCTGTCgacgatataaaatttcagCCTTTAGCATGTGCAA ttcgACCAGCCAGTGCTCAACCGATCCAGAACGAGACCTGA
- the LOC139103136 gene encoding MAM and LDL-receptor class A domain-containing protein 1 isoform X3, translating into MWWILILSTCLHSSWSLTWYPPATLNAMRGEQIDLVEAVNSTYTPIWTKRNTVKNGIAVDDPESVDSIDSEQSPINSVDRDREPLDEVERIEPRQWPGKPDILPTRSTAPFTTERSLPPRSPQPTTLAQRDPSAQRFPTAPPSTVTIDEVFCDFGPAPSMPLCEWQNGNGALDWASGTGMGTNWLGGPSTDATSSTMEGGYAFLETSQIPLKDVKFKSLGGLLHSPQLGSTGVSGTCFMFKYTMDGLSIAGLRVLLHVGTDEFSFKKEQTEELPEENITATVPCEPVEIVEERVLWHAQYYTLGAWQQAQILYTYPELHSIIIEGVPVDATDPSRLYRGYIAIDDIDLQPGTSCVGFCNFAGGFCDWNNDAEDDFDWTISRGSGNPTTGPAMDSSTDRATAGGYAFIDSSFPRRPGDTAKLISSSFPATMPDAPMCMHFWFHMFGFGIGYLKLYLRHFRSSDTQLQEIWGLSGNAGNAWFMSQVTISSLEDFQLVFEASVGIIGMGDIAIDDISYGPGACPVSPQVAAPISRDCTFEIDECEWINSRDPDRVDWERVATQVLGPRNQRKPYSSGHTINRRNEYFLGLARLRGGSRTSGGGTAQLVSRKMKGSEEPLCITFWYFMFEPFIDSTGPSLGVLRLYVQAEGDSSRAKPIWQLYNNQGPTWNYAQTNINQNKDFNIVFEGTWGPNRASGSIGIDDIAFYNGNCSVKPMSAVVHPEDCSFEKDLCGWENTTVSDNDRAVMWQRAFLTHRPAQLLDRTFGATGDFVFFDIFTTNKESIKVQLQSPVINASPDEEFVCFFFWFAAFGVEESTTLRVIKISAEENEGESEGEQEQPLWSLTAKGLNNPRPVWMSAQVSIEARTPYRLILEGSASNGGFAVDDIKFQPLACASKANKIKFIYKNTRK; encoded by the exons ATGTGGTGGATCTTAATATTGAGTACTTGCTTGCATTCTTCATGGAGTTTGACCTGGTACCCACCAGCTACCTTGAATGCGATGCGTGGCGAACAAATAGATCTTGTGGAGGCTGTTAATTCTACTTATACTCCTATCTGGACGAAAAGAAATACCGTGAAGAATGGTATTGCGGTTGACGACCCAGAGTCCGTTGATTCGATCGATTCGGAACAATCTCCCATCAATTCCGTCGATCGCGATCGGGAACCGTTGGATGAAGTAGAGCGCATCGAACCCAGGCAGTGGCCAGGCAAACCGGATATCCTACCGACCCGTAGCACCGCGCCTTTCACCACGGAAAGGTCTTTACCACCCAGATCTCCGCAGCCCACAACGCTGGCGCAAAGAGACCCTTCAGCACaaag ATTTCCTACTGCGCCACCTTCAACAGTCACCATCGATGAAGTGTTCTGCGATTTTGGACCAGCACCGTCAATGCCACTTTGCGAGTGGCAAAACGGTAATGGTGCCTTGGACTGGGCTTCAGGTACTGGAATGGGTACCAACTGGCTGGGTGGACCATCAACCGACGCCACGAGTAGCACTATGGAAGGAGG atacgCCTTTCTGGAAACATCTCAAATACCTTTGAAGGACGTGAAATTCAAGAGTCTCGGAGGTCTTTTACATAGTCCACAGCTAGGCAGCACTGGAGTCTCCGGTACTTGTTTTATGTTCAAATATACCATGGATGGTCTCAGCATTGCGGGACTACGAGTACTGCTCCACGTCGGAACGGACGAGTTCTCATTTAAGAAAGAACAGACTGAAGAATTGCCTGAAGAAAATATCACAGCAACAGTGCCTTGTGAGCCGGTAGAAATCGTTGAAGAGCGTGTACTGTGGCACGCACAGTATTATACACTTGGAGCATGGCAGCAAGCGCAAATACTTTATACTTATCCTGAATTACATTCG ATAATTATTGAAGGCGTACCAGTGGACGCTACGGATCCATCACGTTTATATCGTGGATATATTGCTATCGACGATATAGATCTACAGCCTGGTACATCGTGCGTTGGATTCTGTAACTTTGCAGGTGGTTTTTGTGACTGGAATAACGATGCAGAAGATGATTTCGATTGGACCATA AGTCGTGGAAGCGGAAACCCCACGACCGGTCCGGCAATGGACAGCTCCACCGATCGTGCTACTGCTGGTGGTTATGCGTTCATTGATTCCAGCTTCCCGCGAAGACCTGGTGACACAGCGAAACTTATAAGTTCTAGCTTTCCGGCAACAATGCCAGATGCACCGATGTGCATGCACTTTTGGTTCCACATGTTTGGATTTGGAATCGGTTACCTAAAGTTATATCTTCGTCATTTTCGCAGCTCAGACACGCAGTTGCAAGAGATTTGGGGCCTATCCGGAAATGCTGGCAATGCTTGGTTTATGTCACAAGTTACGATCAGTTCTCTTGAAGATTTTCAGTTAGTTTTCGAAGCGTCAGTAGGAATTATCGGCATGGGAGATATCGCAATCGATGATATTTCATATGGACCAGGTGCTTGTCCtg TTTCACCTCAAGTGGCAGCTCCAATATCGCGAGATTGCACCTTCGAGATCGACGAGTGTGAATGGATCAACTCACGAGATCCAGATCGCGTCGACTGGGAAAGGGTGGCTACTCAAGTTTTGGGTCCAAGAAATCAAAGAAAACCATATAGTAGTGGACATACAATTAATCGACGTAATGAATACTTTTTGGGACTCGCACGTCTTCGAGGTGGCTCGCGAACATCCGGAGGTGGTACCGCTCAGCTAGTTAGTCGAAAGATGAAGGGTTCCGAAGAACCGCTCTGTATTACATTTTGGTACTTTATGTTTGAGCCTTTCATCGATTCTACAGGACCCAGTTTAG gtgTTTTACGATTGTACGTGCAAGCAGAAGGTGACAGTTCGAGAGCTAAGCCTATATggcaattatataataatcaaGGTCCCACATGGAATTATGCTCAGACTAACATTAATCAAAATAAGGACTTTAATATCGTATTTGAAGGCACATGGGGTCCGAACAGAGCGAGTGGTAGTATAGGAATTGACGATATTGCATTTTATAACGGAAATTGCAGTG TGAAACCAATGAGCGCAGTTGTTCATCCAGAAGATTGTAGTTTTGAGAAGGATTTATGCGGTTGGGAGAACACAACTGTTTCTGATAACGATCGTGCTGTGATGTGGCAGCGTGCATTTTTGACTCATCGGCCGGCTCAATTATTAGATAGAACGTTTGGTGCAACCGGTGATTTCGTATTCTTTGATATCTTTACAACGAATAAAGAATCGATAAAAGTTCAGTTACAATCGCCCGTCATTAATGCCTCACCTGACGAAGAGTTTgtatgttttttcttttggtttGCTGCTTTTGGCGTGGAGGAATCTACCACTTTGCGAGTGATTAAAATAAGTGCCGAAGAAAATGAAGGAGAAAGCGAAGGCGAACAGGAACAACCG TTATGGTCACTGACAGCTAAAGGATTGAATAATCCGCGACCTGTTTGGATGTCGGCACAAGTGTCGATTGAAGCACGAACTCCGTATCGACTTATTCTTGAAGGAAGCGCCAGTAATGGAGGTTTTGCTGTCgacgatataaaatttcagCCTTTAGCATGTGCAAGTAAGgctaacaaaataaaattcatatataaaaatacacgcaaataa
- the Duba gene encoding OTU domain-containing protein 5-B, translating into MTILSKKKANAPKDRNREGGAGSEVDVHHGVVQNEHSSGSIALPNSPYQVRGASGFAVDLHGVQSDHGSHSSSLVLTGNSYETNVDRLEDKHYEDGSGPSHGKRHRQRVSPHSCIGRPSRTKRERERDRGRERERERERERQATPPAASCNSQGADPSVSGRVSIVGNAPNLEHELANGYNSGDEYIGRTENNLTLAEWQEKDRWFEKRLKKKGLVLKKMAEDGACLFRAVADQVYGDQEMHGIVRKHCMDYIASNQEFFSHFVAEDFSTYVDRKRQEYVHGNHIEMQAMSEMYNRSIQLYCYSAEPINIFHTMVESDNEPIRLSYQRNSHYNSIVDPFKATIGVGLGLPSYNPGSADRALISDAVRQSEELHIEQTMLEDKIKATDWEATNEAIEEQVARESYLQWLRDNEMRKARSASSSSTSTVTSAQHNHSHFHSHGGRGQQRSHTSSPTTTQTSQDNLRNSPKVNDAVRYNKRSPQHQSAQGSSISHLPSDFEVKMIPQEPVPGSSKEANASPDISLFNRLPPEVFGLTDWEDSQILSQVLATSQQEYLDSLKQSRVAASAGNDSANTIESNNSSINNS; encoded by the exons ATGACGATTTTATCGAAGAAGAAGGCGAATGCGCCGAAGGACAGGAATCGCGAGGGAGGCGCCGGATCCGAGGTCGACGTCCATCACGGGGTAGTGCAGAATGAGCACAGTTCCGGCAGCATCGCGCTCCCGAACAGTCCTTATCAG GTGCGGGGTGCCAGCGGCTTCGCTGTCGACCTACATGGAGTCCAAAGCGATCATGGATCCCACAGCAGTTCCCTCGTGTTGACTGGCAACTCGTACGAG actAATGTTGATCGTCTAGAAGACAAACATTACGAAGATGGGAGTGGGCCGAGTCATGGTAAACGTCATAGACAGAGAGTCAGTCCTCACAG ctgTATTGGTAGACCTTCGCGCACAAAGCGCGAACGAGAGAGGGATAGgggtagagaaagagagagagaaagggagcgaGAAAGGCAGGCTACTCCACCTGCAGCTTCGTGTAACTCACAAg ggGCAGATCCTAGCGTAAGTGGGAGAGTAAGCATCGTTGGAAATGCTCCAAATTTGGAACATGAATTGGCAAATGGTTACAACAGTGGAGATGAGTATATAGGACGTACTGAAAATAATCTTACATTAGCTGAATGGCAGGAG aaagaTAGATGGTTTGAAAAACGCCTCAAGAAAAAGGGTCTTGTGTTAAAAAAGATGGCAGAAGATGGAGCTTGCTTATTTAGAGCAGTAGCAGATCAGGTTTATGGTGATCAGGAAATGCATGGAATAGTTCGAAAACACTGTATGGATTATATT GCTTCTAATCAGGaatttttttcgcattttGTGGCGGAAGATTTTAGCACCTATGTCGACAGAAAAAGACAAGAGTATGTCCATGGGAATCATATAGAAATGCAAGCTATGTCAGAAATGTACAATCGTAGTATccaattatattgttataGTGCTG aacctatcaatatttttcatactATGGTGGAAAGCGATAATGAACCAATTAGACTGTCGTACCAACGTAACAGTCATTATAACAGTATAGTTGATCCATTTAAAGCAACTATTGGTGTTGGACTTGGTTTACCGTCATATAATCCTGGTTCTGCCGATCGTGCTTTGATATCAGACGCAGTTCGTCAAAGTGAAGAATTGCATATCGAGCAG aCAATGCTagaggataaaataaaagccaCTGATTGGGAGGCAACTAATGAAGCTATTGAAGAACAAGTAGCTCGAGAGAGTTACTTACAATGGCTACGTGATAATGAAATGCGTAAAGCA CGTTCAGCCAGTAGTAGCAGTACGAGTACAGTTACGAGCGCACAACATAATCATTCACACTTTCATTCTCATGGAGGTCGTGGACAACAACGTAGCCACACCTCTTCTCCGACTACGACACAAACTAGCCAAGATAATTTACGCAATTCTCCAAAG GTTAATGATGCGGtacgatataataaaagatcACCGCAACATCAGTCGGCTCAAGGATCTAGTATATCCCATCTGCCATCGGATTTTGAAGTTAAAATGATACCACAAGAGCCTGTGCCGGGAAGCAGCAAGGAAGCTAATGCATCTCCCGACATTTCATTGTTTAATCGCCTTCCTCCCGAAGTTTTCG gtTTGACTGATTGGGAAGATAGCCAAATACTTTCACAAGTATTGGCAACATCACAACAAGAATACTTGGACAGCCTGAAGCAGTCACGCGTAGCAGCATCCGCTGGAAACGATAGCGCCAATACGATAGAGTCTAATAACAGTTCTATTAACAATTCTTGA
- the LOC139103148 gene encoding serine/threonine-protein kinase nekl-2, whose amino-acid sequence MDVRINDYRFESILGKGTFGTVYLVRRKKDLKPFVIKTQDLNANHSPFERILDEIRCLQKLRHPNIVFYYGAWKKKNYSYILLEYATRCTLKDLLEKREVPLKEEDALYLFSQIILGVHHIHSNKILHRDLKPENIMLTGGRGDIVKIGDFGLSKNIQEDSIICHAGSYYYMAPEVLNLQLYELKCDIWSMGVILYEMVTKRLPFPATSLPEITKLIYNSPPQPLPQWLSTSIVNLISKMLRKNSLRRPRTDQLVLCPFLVPCIIRVHLNLGREVNLAERDHDNFGPHVFLKFLNPLK is encoded by the exons ATGGATGTGCGAATAAATGACTATAGATTTGAAAGTATACTTGGAAAGGGAACATTTgg aactGTATACTTggtaagaagaaagaaagacttGAAGCCGTTTGTTATAAAAACACAAGACTTAAATGCAAATCATTCGCCTTTTGAG AGAATACTGGATGAGATACGATGCCTACAGAAACTGAGACATCCAAATATAGTATTTTATTATGGagcatggaaaaaaaaaaattatagctaTATTCTTTTAGAATATGCAACTCGATGCACTCTTAAGGATTTACTAGAAAAACGGGAAGTACCACTTAAAGAAGAG GATGCGCTGTACCTGTtttcacaaattattttaggAGTGCATCACATACACTCGAACAAAATTCTTCACCGAGACTTAAAACCAGAAAATATCATGTTAACTGGTGGTCGCGGTGACATCGTTAAAATCGGTGACTTTGGTCTTTCAAAAAATATCCAAGA AGATTCAATAATTTGTCATGCAGgatcttattattatatggCTCCAGAAGTGCTGAATTTACAACTGTACGAACTTAAGTGTGATATATGGAGCATGGGCGTTATATTATATGAAATGGTTACGAAGAGACTTCCATTCCCAGCCacg agTCTACcagaaattacgaaattaatctACAACAGCCCACCGCAGCCTTTACCGCAATGGTTATCAACATCCATTGTGAACTTAATATCGAAAATGTTGAGAAAGAATAGTTTACGTCGACCTCGCACCGATCAGCTCGTACTTTGCCCTTTTCTCGTTCCTTGCATTATTCGAGTACATCTAAATCTTGGGCGCGAAGTTAATCTCGCCGAACGAGACCATGACAACTTTGGACCACatgttttcttaaaatttctaaatccattaaaataa
- the LOC139103136 gene encoding MAM and LDL-receptor class A domain-containing protein 1 isoform X1, with protein MIHDASNYKFQERYLYPDMWWILILSTCLHSSWSLTWYPPATLNAMRGEQIDLVEAVNSTYTPIWTKRNTVKNGIAVDDPESVDSIDSEQSPINSVDRDREPLDEVERIEPRQWPGKPDILPTRSTAPFTTERSLPPRSPQPTTLAQRDPSAQRFPTAPPSTVTIDEVFCDFGPAPSMPLCEWQNGNGALDWASGTGMGTNWLGGPSTDATSSTMEGGYAFLETSQIPLKDVKFKSLGGLLHSPQLGSTGVSGTCFMFKYTMDGLSIAGLRVLLHVGTDEFSFKKEQTEELPEENITATVPCEPVEIVEERVLWHAQYYTLGAWQQAQILYTYPELHSIIIEGVPVDATDPSRLYRGYIAIDDIDLQPGTSCVGFCNFAGGFCDWNNDAEDDFDWTISRGSGNPTTGPAMDSSTDRATAGGYAFIDSSFPRRPGDTAKLISSSFPATMPDAPMCMHFWFHMFGFGIGYLKLYLRHFRSSDTQLQEIWGLSGNAGNAWFMSQVTISSLEDFQLVFEASVGIIGMGDIAIDDISYGPGACPVSPQVAAPISRDCTFEIDECEWINSRDPDRVDWERVATQVLGPRNQRKPYSSGHTINRRNEYFLGLARLRGGSRTSGGGTAQLVSRKMKGSEEPLCITFWYFMFEPFIDSTGPSLGVLRLYVQAEGDSSRAKPIWQLYNNQGPTWNYAQTNINQNKDFNIVFEGTWGPNRASGSIGIDDIAFYNGNCSVKPMSAVVHPEDCSFEKDLCGWENTTVSDNDRAVMWQRAFLTHRPAQLLDRTFGATGDFVFFDIFTTNKESIKVQLQSPVINASPDEEFVCFFFWFAAFGVEESTTLRVIKISAEENEGESEGEQEQPLWSLTAKGLNNPRPVWMSAQVSIEARTPYRLILEGSASNGGFAVDDIKFQPLACASKANKIKFIYKNTRK; from the exons ATGATACACGACGCGTCAAATT ATAAATTTCAAGAACGATATTTATATCCGGACATGTGGTGGATCTTAATATTGAGTACTTGCTTGCATTCTTCATGGAGTTTGACCTGGTACCCACCAGCTACCTTGAATGCGATGCGTGGCGAACAAATAGATCTTGTGGAGGCTGTTAATTCTACTTATACTCCTATCTGGACGAAAAGAAATACCGTGAAGAATGGTATTGCGGTTGACGACCCAGAGTCCGTTGATTCGATCGATTCGGAACAATCTCCCATCAATTCCGTCGATCGCGATCGGGAACCGTTGGATGAAGTAGAGCGCATCGAACCCAGGCAGTGGCCAGGCAAACCGGATATCCTACCGACCCGTAGCACCGCGCCTTTCACCACGGAAAGGTCTTTACCACCCAGATCTCCGCAGCCCACAACGCTGGCGCAAAGAGACCCTTCAGCACaaag ATTTCCTACTGCGCCACCTTCAACAGTCACCATCGATGAAGTGTTCTGCGATTTTGGACCAGCACCGTCAATGCCACTTTGCGAGTGGCAAAACGGTAATGGTGCCTTGGACTGGGCTTCAGGTACTGGAATGGGTACCAACTGGCTGGGTGGACCATCAACCGACGCCACGAGTAGCACTATGGAAGGAGG atacgCCTTTCTGGAAACATCTCAAATACCTTTGAAGGACGTGAAATTCAAGAGTCTCGGAGGTCTTTTACATAGTCCACAGCTAGGCAGCACTGGAGTCTCCGGTACTTGTTTTATGTTCAAATATACCATGGATGGTCTCAGCATTGCGGGACTACGAGTACTGCTCCACGTCGGAACGGACGAGTTCTCATTTAAGAAAGAACAGACTGAAGAATTGCCTGAAGAAAATATCACAGCAACAGTGCCTTGTGAGCCGGTAGAAATCGTTGAAGAGCGTGTACTGTGGCACGCACAGTATTATACACTTGGAGCATGGCAGCAAGCGCAAATACTTTATACTTATCCTGAATTACATTCG ATAATTATTGAAGGCGTACCAGTGGACGCTACGGATCCATCACGTTTATATCGTGGATATATTGCTATCGACGATATAGATCTACAGCCTGGTACATCGTGCGTTGGATTCTGTAACTTTGCAGGTGGTTTTTGTGACTGGAATAACGATGCAGAAGATGATTTCGATTGGACCATA AGTCGTGGAAGCGGAAACCCCACGACCGGTCCGGCAATGGACAGCTCCACCGATCGTGCTACTGCTGGTGGTTATGCGTTCATTGATTCCAGCTTCCCGCGAAGACCTGGTGACACAGCGAAACTTATAAGTTCTAGCTTTCCGGCAACAATGCCAGATGCACCGATGTGCATGCACTTTTGGTTCCACATGTTTGGATTTGGAATCGGTTACCTAAAGTTATATCTTCGTCATTTTCGCAGCTCAGACACGCAGTTGCAAGAGATTTGGGGCCTATCCGGAAATGCTGGCAATGCTTGGTTTATGTCACAAGTTACGATCAGTTCTCTTGAAGATTTTCAGTTAGTTTTCGAAGCGTCAGTAGGAATTATCGGCATGGGAGATATCGCAATCGATGATATTTCATATGGACCAGGTGCTTGTCCtg TTTCACCTCAAGTGGCAGCTCCAATATCGCGAGATTGCACCTTCGAGATCGACGAGTGTGAATGGATCAACTCACGAGATCCAGATCGCGTCGACTGGGAAAGGGTGGCTACTCAAGTTTTGGGTCCAAGAAATCAAAGAAAACCATATAGTAGTGGACATACAATTAATCGACGTAATGAATACTTTTTGGGACTCGCACGTCTTCGAGGTGGCTCGCGAACATCCGGAGGTGGTACCGCTCAGCTAGTTAGTCGAAAGATGAAGGGTTCCGAAGAACCGCTCTGTATTACATTTTGGTACTTTATGTTTGAGCCTTTCATCGATTCTACAGGACCCAGTTTAG gtgTTTTACGATTGTACGTGCAAGCAGAAGGTGACAGTTCGAGAGCTAAGCCTATATggcaattatataataatcaaGGTCCCACATGGAATTATGCTCAGACTAACATTAATCAAAATAAGGACTTTAATATCGTATTTGAAGGCACATGGGGTCCGAACAGAGCGAGTGGTAGTATAGGAATTGACGATATTGCATTTTATAACGGAAATTGCAGTG TGAAACCAATGAGCGCAGTTGTTCATCCAGAAGATTGTAGTTTTGAGAAGGATTTATGCGGTTGGGAGAACACAACTGTTTCTGATAACGATCGTGCTGTGATGTGGCAGCGTGCATTTTTGACTCATCGGCCGGCTCAATTATTAGATAGAACGTTTGGTGCAACCGGTGATTTCGTATTCTTTGATATCTTTACAACGAATAAAGAATCGATAAAAGTTCAGTTACAATCGCCCGTCATTAATGCCTCACCTGACGAAGAGTTTgtatgttttttcttttggtttGCTGCTTTTGGCGTGGAGGAATCTACCACTTTGCGAGTGATTAAAATAAGTGCCGAAGAAAATGAAGGAGAAAGCGAAGGCGAACAGGAACAACCG TTATGGTCACTGACAGCTAAAGGATTGAATAATCCGCGACCTGTTTGGATGTCGGCACAAGTGTCGATTGAAGCACGAACTCCGTATCGACTTATTCTTGAAGGAAGCGCCAGTAATGGAGGTTTTGCTGTCgacgatataaaatttcagCCTTTAGCATGTGCAAGTAAGgctaacaaaataaaattcatatataaaaatacacgcaaataa